Proteins encoded by one window of Ursus arctos isolate Adak ecotype North America unplaced genomic scaffold, UrsArc2.0 scaffold_22, whole genome shotgun sequence:
- the KCNE3 gene encoding potassium voltage-gated channel subfamily E member 3, producing METTNGTETWYESLHAVLKALNATLHSNLLCRPGPDNLPEERRASLPGRDDNSYMYILFVMFLFAATVGSLILGYTRSRKVDKRSDPYHVYIKNRVSMI from the coding sequence ATGGAGACCACCAACGGCACTGAGACCTGGTATGAGAGCCTGCACGCGGTGCTGAAGGCTCTAAATGCTACTCTTCACAGCAACTTGCTCTGCCGGCCAGGGCCAGACAACCTGCCTGAGGAGCGGCGGGCCAGCCTACCTGGCCGTGATGACAACTCCTACATGTACATTCTCTTCGTCATGTTTCTATTTGCTGCCACTGTGGGCAGCCTCATCCTGGGATATACCCGCTCACGCAAAGTGGACAAGCGCAGTGACCCCTATCACGTGTACATCAAGAACCGTGTGTCTATGATCTAA